A genome region from Dickeya chrysanthemi NCPPB 402 includes the following:
- a CDS encoding RtcB family protein, which yields MHNDYQVLDAPHGVPVKMWTHGVPVEPEAREQLLNTAKMPFIFSHLAVMPDVHVGKGSTIGSVIPTRGAIIPAAVGVDIGCGMTAVRTSLVAADLPDNLLGIRSAIEQAVPHGRSVNRGGRDKGAWHQPPPRVDAHWRQLDAGFKRITEHYPSLLKTNNYHHLGTLGTGNHFIELCLDEADRVWVMLHSGSRGIGNAIGNVFITLAQQDMRQHIANLPDRNLAYFAEGSRHFDDYMYAVGWAQGYARHNREVMMEQVLQALAQVLPKPFTARQAAVDCHHNYVQQETHFGESVLVTRKGAVSAHHGQMGIIPGSMGAKSFIVRGLGNQESFCSCSHGAGRTMSRTAAKKQFTVEDHVRATAHVECRKDHDVIDEIPMAYKDIDAVMAAQASLVEIVHTLRQVVCVKG from the coding sequence ATGCATAACGATTATCAGGTGCTGGATGCGCCGCATGGCGTACCGGTAAAAATGTGGACGCACGGTGTTCCGGTCGAGCCTGAGGCCCGCGAACAATTACTGAATACGGCGAAGATGCCGTTTATTTTCAGTCATCTGGCGGTGATGCCGGATGTCCATGTCGGCAAGGGGTCTACGATCGGCAGTGTGATACCCACTCGCGGCGCCATTATTCCGGCCGCGGTGGGGGTGGATATCGGTTGCGGTATGACGGCGGTACGAACTTCGCTGGTTGCCGCCGATTTACCGGACAATCTGTTGGGTATTCGCAGCGCCATTGAGCAGGCGGTTCCTCATGGGCGTAGCGTGAATCGTGGTGGACGGGATAAAGGTGCATGGCATCAACCGCCGCCGCGCGTTGATGCCCACTGGCGGCAACTGGATGCCGGGTTCAAACGTATTACCGAACACTATCCGTCGTTGCTGAAAACCAATAATTACCACCACCTGGGTACGCTCGGAACCGGTAACCATTTTATCGAATTGTGTCTCGATGAAGCGGATCGGGTGTGGGTGATGCTGCACAGCGGTTCCCGTGGTATCGGCAATGCCATCGGCAATGTGTTTATCACGTTGGCGCAGCAAGACATGCGGCAGCATATTGCGAATCTACCGGACCGTAATTTGGCGTATTTCGCCGAAGGTAGCCGTCATTTCGATGACTACATGTATGCGGTTGGCTGGGCACAGGGTTATGCGCGCCATAACCGCGAGGTGATGATGGAACAGGTGCTGCAGGCATTGGCACAGGTGCTTCCCAAGCCGTTTACCGCCCGGCAGGCGGCGGTGGATTGCCACCACAATTATGTACAACAGGAAACACATTTTGGCGAGTCGGTGCTGGTAACGCGTAAGGGCGCGGTATCGGCCCATCACGGGCAGATGGGGATTATTCCCGGCTCGATGGGAGCAAAAAGTTTCATTGTGCGTGGTTTGGGCAATCAAGAGAGCTTTTGTTCCTGTAGCCATGGCGCCGGGCGCACCATGAGCCGAACGGCGGCAAAAAAGCAGTTTACGGTTGAAGACCACGTTCGGGCGACAGCCCACGTCGAATGTCGAAAGGACCATGACGTGATTGATGAAATTCCCATGGCGTACAAAGACATTGATGCCGTGATGGCGGCGCAGGCGTCGCTGGTCGAGATTGTTCACACGCTGCGGCAGGTGGTGTGTGTAAAAGGATAA
- the drt3a gene encoding antiviral reverse transcriptase Drt3a, with product MLKQVFEKEQLAKILTPSDVQKWRLLSAHGNIEAAITSIANDWKQCKLILSPLEQKIVKRKPVFSPSTVADELSIRLLDRFIRRVYKVRQSDRNRIVRQLVSLLKDSGKYHVLRLDIKDCYESIIFHRMIGKLEDDLILAPECIKLLNQIHNDLQNNYHVHGLPRGLSISPTLAELYLESLDKKIASHPKVIYSARYVDDIIILVPQGKESDVESYIKAIANEMGLDMNDTPGKYYSALSATANFDYLGYSIKVHSITNKPNRVTVTISNSKLDRIKFRIIKSFCDHKKQNNIELLKRRLEYLSMLKVVKKGRNGDLLAGIAHNYQYVTDSFECLKAIDGFLCHQLSSPRFGLGVHELNRLRHISVYGNVRKKKIGKFSRSKTIKIMRVWEDV from the coding sequence ATGCTAAAACAAGTATTTGAGAAAGAGCAGCTTGCTAAAATACTTACTCCATCGGATGTACAAAAATGGAGACTGCTATCTGCTCATGGGAATATAGAAGCAGCAATAACTAGCATCGCGAATGACTGGAAACAATGCAAGCTAATATTATCACCGCTTGAGCAAAAAATAGTAAAGCGAAAACCAGTATTTAGCCCTTCCACAGTAGCGGACGAGCTTTCAATCAGGCTGCTCGACAGATTTATTCGACGAGTTTATAAAGTTAGGCAATCGGATCGCAATAGGATTGTTAGGCAGTTGGTATCACTTCTAAAGGACTCTGGGAAGTACCATGTTCTTAGGTTAGACATCAAAGATTGCTATGAAAGTATCATATTCCATAGAATGATAGGCAAACTTGAAGATGATCTAATTTTAGCTCCAGAATGTATCAAGTTACTTAATCAGATTCATAATGATCTCCAGAATAATTACCATGTACATGGTCTACCTAGAGGCTTATCCATCAGCCCTACACTGGCAGAGCTATATTTAGAATCTTTAGATAAAAAAATCGCATCCCATCCGAAAGTAATTTATAGTGCCAGATATGTGGACGACATAATAATTCTAGTCCCTCAAGGAAAGGAAAGTGATGTAGAAAGTTACATTAAGGCCATTGCTAATGAAATGGGCTTGGATATGAACGACACACCCGGAAAATATTATAGCGCTCTGTCAGCTACGGCAAATTTCGACTACTTAGGATACTCGATTAAAGTTCATTCCATAACAAATAAGCCGAATCGCGTAACTGTTACAATATCAAACTCAAAATTGGACAGGATAAAGTTTCGTATAATAAAGAGTTTTTGTGATCACAAGAAGCAAAACAATATAGAACTTCTAAAAAGAAGACTTGAATATCTCTCAATGCTAAAAGTCGTAAAAAAAGGAAGGAATGGCGATTTATTAGCAGGCATCGCTCACAACTATCAATATGTTACTGATAGCTTTGAATGCCTAAAAGCCATTGACGGTTTTCTTTGCCATCAACTGAGCTCCCCTCGTTTTGGGCTTGGTGTTCACGAATTAAATAGACTTAGACATATCTCTGTCTATGGTAATGTAAGAAAAAAGAAGATTGGAAAATTCAGCAGAAGTAAAACCATTAAAATTATGCGGGTGTGGGAAGATGTCTAA
- the gorA gene encoding glutathione-disulfide reductase, with the protein MTRHYDYLAIGGGSGGIASINRAAMYGKKCALIEAKHLGGTCVNVGCVPKKVMWHAAQIAEAIHHYGPDYGFDVTVNQFNWDTLLKNRSAYIDRIHQSYNNVLGKNQVDVIQGFARFVDAKTVEVNGERITADHILIATGGRPTRPDIPGAEYGIDSDGFFELTALPPRVAVVGAGYIAVEIAGVLNALGSDVHLFVRKHAPLRQFDPLIVETLVEVMTTEGPALHTESIPKAVVKNADGSLTLQLESGHEHTVDCLIWAIGREPANDKVNLEAAGVVLNNKGYIVVDKFQNTTVPGIYAVGDNTGAVELTPVAVAAGRRLSERLFNNKPDEHLDYSNIPTVVFSHPPIGTIGLTEPQAREQYGDDQVKVYKSAFTAMYTAVTQHRQPCRMKLVCVGPEEKIVGVHGIGVGMDEILQGFAVAVKMGATKKDFDNTVAIHPTAAEEFVTMR; encoded by the coding sequence ATGACCAGACATTATGACTATCTCGCCATTGGTGGCGGCAGCGGCGGTATTGCCTCCATCAACCGTGCGGCCATGTACGGCAAGAAATGCGCGCTGATTGAAGCCAAACATCTGGGCGGCACCTGCGTCAACGTCGGGTGCGTGCCGAAGAAAGTGATGTGGCATGCGGCGCAGATCGCCGAAGCCATTCACCACTACGGGCCGGATTATGGCTTTGATGTCACCGTCAATCAGTTCAATTGGGATACGTTGCTGAAAAACCGCAGCGCTTACATCGACCGTATCCACCAGTCCTACAATAATGTGCTGGGGAAAAATCAGGTCGATGTGATTCAGGGCTTTGCCCGTTTTGTGGATGCGAAAACAGTGGAAGTGAACGGTGAGCGCATCACCGCCGACCATATTCTGATCGCCACCGGCGGCCGCCCGACGCGCCCGGACATTCCCGGTGCGGAATACGGCATTGATTCCGATGGCTTCTTTGAGCTGACCGCGCTGCCGCCGAGGGTTGCCGTCGTGGGTGCCGGTTACATCGCGGTGGAAATCGCCGGCGTGTTGAATGCGCTCGGCTCTGACGTTCACCTGTTCGTGCGCAAACACGCGCCGCTGCGCCAGTTCGACCCGCTGATTGTGGAAACGTTGGTGGAAGTGATGACCACCGAAGGCCCGGCACTGCATACCGAGTCTATCCCTAAAGCGGTGGTGAAAAATGCCGACGGTAGCCTGACGCTGCAACTGGAAAGCGGGCATGAACACACCGTGGATTGCCTGATCTGGGCGATTGGTCGTGAACCAGCGAACGATAAGGTAAACCTGGAAGCGGCAGGTGTCGTACTGAACAACAAGGGCTACATCGTGGTGGATAAATTCCAGAACACCACTGTGCCGGGTATCTACGCGGTGGGCGACAATACCGGTGCCGTTGAGCTGACGCCGGTCGCCGTGGCGGCGGGTCGCCGTTTGTCTGAGCGCTTGTTTAACAACAAGCCGGACGAGCATCTGGATTACAGCAATATCCCGACTGTCGTATTCAGCCACCCGCCGATCGGCACTATCGGATTAACCGAACCGCAGGCGCGTGAGCAGTACGGCGACGATCAGGTGAAAGTCTACAAATCGGCTTTTACCGCCATGTATACCGCAGTGACGCAGCATCGCCAGCCATGCCGTATGAAGCTGGTATGTGTGGGGCCGGAAGAGAAAATCGTCGGCGTGCACGGCATCGGTGTCGGGATGGATGAAATCCTGCAGGGCTTTGCGGTGGCGGTGAAGATGGGCGCGACCAAAAAAGACTTCGACAACACCGTGGCGATTCATCCAACGGCGGCAGAAGAGTTTGTTACTATGCGATAG
- a CDS encoding SPFH domain-containing protein, whose amino-acid sequence MKGIKKKMFKKITIRKGQLGLLSQNGNVRRILETGAHIVLGWPRKRTVAFIEQDGSRVETALAEHLRRFHPEWVARYCLPADMADDEIGLRYDREHLCEILPPGTRRLYWRRDERQAIERISVNETQVPARLLPAFMQPDLRGQVVAGDAGVLVAAVPTWHVGILHLNGQPSALLPPGNHGYWRFNRSVSVTMVDTRLQALDVEDIEVLTADRISVRLTLLANWRYSDVLAAFTQLAQPEAHLCRALQVVLRDVVGMHTFDELLTRKHTVGAQVSEQLEQQLTGYGIALVSLAVMDTEGYNAAW is encoded by the coding sequence ATGAAAGGGATTAAAAAGAAGATGTTCAAGAAAATAACAATAAGAAAAGGGCAACTCGGTTTACTCAGCCAAAACGGCAACGTGCGGCGGATCCTGGAAACGGGTGCTCATATCGTATTGGGTTGGCCACGGAAACGGACGGTGGCGTTCATCGAGCAGGATGGTTCCAGGGTTGAAACCGCGCTTGCCGAACATCTACGTCGGTTTCATCCGGAGTGGGTTGCGCGCTACTGCCTGCCGGCGGATATGGCGGATGATGAGATTGGCTTGCGCTATGACCGCGAACACCTGTGTGAGATTTTGCCGCCGGGGACACGGCGTTTGTACTGGCGTCGGGATGAACGGCAGGCTATCGAGCGTATTTCCGTCAATGAGACTCAGGTGCCGGCAAGGCTGTTGCCGGCATTCATGCAGCCCGACTTACGTGGGCAGGTGGTCGCCGGTGATGCCGGCGTATTGGTCGCTGCGGTACCGACATGGCATGTTGGGATTTTGCATCTTAATGGGCAGCCTTCGGCACTGTTGCCGCCGGGTAATCATGGCTACTGGCGTTTCAATCGTAGTGTGAGTGTGACGATGGTGGACACGCGCTTACAGGCGCTGGATGTTGAAGATATCGAGGTGCTGACGGCAGATCGGATCAGCGTGCGTCTGACGTTATTGGCGAATTGGCGCTACAGCGATGTTCTGGCCGCGTTTACGCAGTTGGCGCAACCAGAAGCGCATCTATGCCGGGCTTTACAGGTTGTGCTGCGGGATGTGGTGGGAATGCATACTTTTGATGAACTGCTGACCCGGAAACATACCGTTGGGGCGCAGGTCAGTGAGCAACTGGAGCAGCAATTGACGGGTTACGGAATAGCGCTGGTTTCGCTGGCCGTGATGGACACCGAAGGCTATAACGCCGCCTGGTAA
- the rtcR gene encoding RNA repair transcriptional activator RtcR yields the protein MKRRVMIGVLGTALDKRGKRQNRWNRWRPTIAACQQPDLPIDRLELLYQPRSFGLAQQVQEDISQISPSTTVNLHEVELTDPWDFEEVYTTFLDFAAHYPFDTENEEYLVHITTGTHVVQICWFLLTEARYLPARLLQTSPSDHDDATPSPAGQYTVIDLDLSRYTAITSRFLREQQASVSFLKAGIATRNATFNRIIDQIERVALRSSAPILLTGPTGAGKSFLANRIYQLKASRHQVNGKFVAVNCATLRGDNAMSTLFGHVRGAFTGAQQSRAGLLREADGGILFLDEIGELGPDEQAMLLKAIEEKRFLPFGSDKEVSSDFQLIAGTHRDMPHWVEAGYFREDLYARINMWTFPLPGLAQRCEDIEPNLDFELHRFAQQQQIQVRFDKEARQRFLAFACSEHASWRGNFRELGASVHRMATLSEQGRINTALVDEEIQRLKQQWRGTTANTILPAHLGELDIFEQCQLERVLEVCRQAHSLSEAGRTLFAVSRRQKKQPNDADRLRKYLARFGLSWDDVKNTASI from the coding sequence ATGAAGCGCAGAGTGATGATCGGCGTGCTGGGCACGGCGTTGGATAAACGCGGGAAACGGCAAAATCGCTGGAATCGATGGCGGCCGACCATCGCCGCCTGCCAGCAGCCGGATCTGCCGATTGACCGACTGGAATTGCTCTATCAGCCACGCAGTTTCGGGCTGGCACAACAGGTTCAGGAAGATATAAGCCAGATATCGCCTTCCACCACGGTGAATCTGCATGAGGTTGAACTGACCGACCCCTGGGACTTCGAAGAGGTCTACACCACGTTTCTCGACTTCGCGGCGCACTACCCGTTCGATACGGAAAACGAAGAATATCTGGTACATATTACGACCGGCACGCATGTGGTACAGATTTGCTGGTTCCTGCTGACGGAAGCGCGATACCTGCCGGCCCGGCTGCTGCAAACCAGCCCGTCGGACCATGACGACGCAACACCGTCTCCCGCCGGGCAGTACACCGTTATTGACCTCGATCTTAGCCGTTACACCGCCATTACCAGCCGATTCCTGCGGGAACAACAAGCATCCGTCTCATTTCTGAAAGCGGGTATCGCCACCCGTAATGCAACGTTTAACCGCATCATCGACCAAATTGAACGGGTTGCCCTGCGTTCTTCCGCGCCCATTTTGTTAACCGGCCCCACCGGCGCAGGCAAATCTTTTCTGGCCAACCGTATTTATCAGCTCAAGGCATCGCGCCATCAGGTCAATGGAAAGTTTGTCGCCGTCAATTGCGCCACACTGCGCGGCGATAACGCGATGTCGACGTTGTTTGGTCACGTTCGCGGCGCTTTCACCGGAGCGCAGCAATCACGGGCAGGGCTGTTGCGGGAAGCCGACGGTGGAATCCTGTTTCTTGATGAAATCGGTGAGTTGGGGCCGGACGAACAGGCGATGCTGCTGAAAGCGATAGAAGAAAAACGCTTTCTGCCGTTTGGTTCCGATAAAGAAGTCAGCAGCGATTTTCAGTTGATTGCCGGCACTCACCGGGATATGCCGCATTGGGTGGAGGCCGGGTATTTTCGTGAAGACCTGTACGCACGCATCAATATGTGGACTTTTCCGCTACCGGGTCTGGCGCAACGTTGTGAAGATATCGAACCTAATCTGGACTTCGAGTTACACCGTTTTGCCCAACAGCAACAAATCCAGGTGCGGTTCGATAAAGAAGCGCGCCAGCGTTTTCTGGCCTTTGCCTGTTCGGAGCACGCCAGTTGGCGGGGCAACTTTCGCGAGCTGGGTGCCAGCGTACACCGCATGGCGACGCTATCCGAGCAAGGGCGCATTAATACCGCGCTGGTAGATGAAGAAATTCAACGTCTTAAACAGCAATGGCGCGGCACAACCGCCAATACGATATTGCCGGCCCACCTCGGTGAGCTGGATATCTTCGAGCAGTGCCAGCTTGAGCGAGTGTTAGAGGTATGCCGACAAGCCCACAGCTTGTCGGAAGCCGGACGTACACTATTTGCCGTTTCGCGCCGACAAAAAAAACAGCCCAACGACGCCGACAGGCTACGTAAGTATCTGGCCCGCTTTGGGTTGAGCTGGGATGACGTGAAAAACACCGCATCGATATAA
- a CDS encoding SGNH/GDSL hydrolase family protein, producing MMMTLCLIQLTSCSRENNNVPQTTTFPMGGENGIQLIDYGDPGLQRLKRKLNHSDKEKIHILQLGDSHTASDFFSGQLRRHFKQQYGDGGVGFISPLAISGNRFDNVLFSNASGWDMVTSRKTTNAGFTLGGNIATPRRDNNDAELVVRDTDPAFLMQALYRNQANGKIQIQHQTVVLPCSQSRWVLSQPVTVQSPVRYSLAPSGGSQLAGWLLSSSHRGGVMLSALGINGARVSMLDKWRDNWLSTLQMLKPDMVVMAYGTNEAFDQQLDIQRYQQNYSEYVQAIRRVLPEAVILLVGPGSSISNKNGASCRQHQPVLLKPVIQAQREVAQSYHTLFWSWFDYMGGDCAIERWQQQGIARPDLIHLTQQGYQRSADALWRQFVALLNATQE from the coding sequence ATGATGATGACGCTCTGTCTGATTCAGCTCACATCCTGTAGCCGGGAAAATAATAATGTTCCTCAAACCACTACATTTCCAATGGGCGGAGAGAATGGGATTCAGTTAATCGATTATGGCGATCCGGGGTTGCAGCGGCTTAAACGTAAATTGAACCATAGCGATAAAGAAAAGATTCACATCCTGCAATTGGGGGATTCGCATACCGCATCGGATTTTTTTTCCGGGCAACTGCGTCGTCATTTTAAACAGCAGTATGGAGACGGCGGCGTTGGTTTTATTAGTCCTTTGGCAATATCGGGTAACCGGTTTGATAACGTCTTGTTCTCAAATGCTAGCGGCTGGGACATGGTAACCAGCCGAAAAACCACGAATGCTGGATTTACATTAGGCGGCAATATCGCCACGCCGCGTCGGGACAATAATGACGCAGAGTTGGTTGTACGTGACACTGACCCGGCTTTTTTAATGCAAGCGCTGTACCGTAATCAGGCGAACGGGAAGATACAGATCCAGCATCAGACGGTTGTGCTGCCATGCAGCCAGTCCCGCTGGGTATTGAGCCAGCCAGTGACTGTCCAGTCGCCCGTCAGGTATTCGCTGGCGCCTTCGGGAGGGAGCCAACTGGCCGGATGGCTGCTGTCATCCAGTCACCGTGGCGGCGTCATGTTGAGTGCGCTTGGTATCAATGGCGCTCGGGTTTCCATGCTGGATAAATGGCGCGATAACTGGTTATCCACGTTACAAATGCTGAAGCCGGACATGGTAGTCATGGCGTACGGTACGAACGAAGCCTTTGACCAACAACTTGATATTCAACGTTATCAGCAAAATTATAGCGAATATGTGCAGGCTATCAGGCGAGTGTTGCCGGAAGCGGTCATTCTGCTGGTTGGCCCCGGTAGCAGTATCAGCAATAAAAATGGCGCATCTTGTCGGCAGCACCAGCCGGTTTTGCTAAAACCGGTTATTCAGGCCCAGCGAGAGGTCGCCCAATCCTATCACACGCTGTTTTGGAGCTGGTTTGATTACATGGGGGGAGACTGTGCCATTGAACGCTGGCAACAACAGGGAATTGCACGCCCCGACTTGATTCATCTGACCCAGCAAGGGTACCAGCGTAGTGCTGACGCGCTATGGCGGCAGTTTGTGGCATTACTGAATGCAACTCAGGAATAG
- a CDS encoding DUF459 domain-containing protein, translating to MQTSEYRTMLAHVFKSLLVILSCMVGLIWLDQQSINSYWELHFHTKSPWDGITSPSWVFGDRLMEASQAAKDSFVESLTSVPEGHAQQPPGDGASVTPRQAARPIAPREKPLPCAAVKAPATHVDGNSTNSASTNIRDDHVVLNAGQAVLFIGDSMMEGVAPHVIKMLRDRYSVAGIDLSKRSTGLTYPHFFNWPLILSRELEKRQDIGVLVVFLGSNDPWDMPSGNGKNFLKFESPAWESAYRDRIRSILHSAREKRISVIWISPPNVENKKLNHGINYINDLFESEVKAGNEISIQVNEIFGYQRGIYSPDMEQNKAKVRIRTNDGVHFSLTGQKMIAERVFSKINVKPSLNEINH from the coding sequence ATGCAAACTTCTGAATACCGCACCATGTTGGCTCATGTCTTTAAGAGCCTGCTTGTGATACTGAGCTGTATGGTTGGGTTGATATGGTTGGATCAGCAATCAATCAATAGTTATTGGGAGCTCCATTTTCATACTAAAAGTCCGTGGGATGGCATCACCAGCCCGTCATGGGTATTCGGTGATCGCCTGATGGAAGCCTCACAGGCAGCCAAAGATTCATTTGTAGAGAGCCTGACATCCGTTCCCGAAGGTCACGCACAGCAGCCGCCAGGTGATGGCGCGTCTGTCACACCTCGGCAGGCAGCAAGGCCAATCGCTCCCCGGGAAAAGCCGTTACCCTGCGCTGCCGTCAAAGCCCCCGCCACTCATGTTGACGGCAATTCAACCAACAGTGCCAGTACCAATATTAGGGATGACCATGTGGTATTGAACGCCGGGCAGGCGGTCCTTTTTATCGGTGATTCTATGATGGAGGGGGTGGCACCTCACGTCATTAAAATGTTACGCGACCGCTATAGTGTGGCGGGTATTGATTTAAGTAAACGTAGCACTGGCCTGACGTACCCTCATTTTTTTAACTGGCCGTTAATATTGAGCCGTGAATTGGAAAAAAGGCAGGATATTGGCGTGCTGGTGGTGTTTTTAGGGTCAAACGACCCTTGGGATATGCCGTCTGGTAATGGTAAGAATTTCCTAAAGTTTGAGTCGCCGGCATGGGAGAGTGCGTATCGTGACCGTATCCGCTCTATACTGCATTCAGCTCGTGAAAAGCGGATTTCCGTCATATGGATTTCTCCCCCGAATGTGGAGAATAAGAAGCTCAATCATGGGATTAATTATATTAATGATTTGTTTGAGTCTGAAGTAAAAGCTGGCAATGAAATATCCATTCAGGTGAATGAGATTTTTGGCTATCAGAGAGGTATCTATTCTCCTGATATGGAACAGAATAAAGCGAAAGTGCGTATTCGCACTAATGATGGTGTTCATTTCTCGCTGACGGGACAAAAAATGATTGCCGAACGTGTTTTTTCGAAAATAAATGTGAAGCCCTCATTGAATGAGATAAATCATTAG
- a CDS encoding MBOAT family O-acyltransferase, translated as MNFLSVEFSFFFLVLFLIYWLFSPWIKVQNLILLVTGYGLVLLSSWQSLTVLLLFSTCVCFLLKLAAHTEFRKLSVYLLIFFTVVFFIMFKYYSGLRDDLQMLLSEYHIAVTLPVLNVLLPIGLSFYIFNAVSLIVSVAKGEIKQSNVFNTLLYLNFFPTFISGPINRAAWLLPQIETKRPRRLTEWTRALFLIALAIAKLFCLNEWLDENYVSSVFIDPENYTGWQCILATYAWAWQIYFNFSGYTNLVTGIAILLGFQIGTNFSHPYVADNIKDFWRRWHVSLSSFIRDYIYIPLGGSRQGWWHTQLNIFIAMVLSGIWHGTSITFLIWGGIHGIGLITYNFWIKYRQNKEIIPIPGCLARLFTFHFVCLAWIFFKAGSVHDALYILEAISRADSAQLTVNDIWGISGFIVLLLLYPSLITLRENIATTLRRLEWYMVPFVIFSFLAVVFFFAPAGVPGFIYANF; from the coding sequence ATGAATTTCCTTTCTGTTGAATTTTCCTTTTTCTTTCTCGTTTTGTTTTTGATTTATTGGCTTTTTTCTCCCTGGATAAAAGTACAGAATCTTATTCTGCTTGTGACGGGTTATGGCCTTGTTCTGCTATCCAGCTGGCAGTCTTTGACCGTGCTGCTATTGTTTAGTACTTGTGTTTGTTTTCTTTTGAAGTTAGCGGCGCATACTGAGTTTAGAAAACTTTCTGTTTATTTGTTGATTTTTTTTACTGTTGTTTTCTTTATTATGTTTAAGTATTACTCAGGTTTGCGTGATGACTTGCAAATGCTACTGAGTGAGTATCATATTGCCGTCACGCTTCCTGTGCTTAATGTATTGCTTCCTATTGGTTTATCATTTTATATATTTAACGCCGTTAGCCTGATCGTGTCAGTTGCAAAAGGTGAGATAAAGCAAAGCAATGTTTTTAATACTTTGCTTTATCTTAACTTTTTCCCCACCTTTATTTCTGGTCCCATCAACCGGGCAGCCTGGCTGCTACCCCAGATAGAGACAAAACGTCCACGCCGGCTAACGGAGTGGACACGGGCGCTGTTTCTTATTGCGCTGGCGATAGCCAAGCTATTCTGTTTAAACGAATGGCTGGATGAAAACTATGTTTCATCTGTATTCATTGATCCCGAAAACTATACCGGCTGGCAATGCATATTGGCAACGTATGCATGGGCCTGGCAGATTTATTTCAACTTTTCTGGTTACACCAATTTGGTAACAGGGATTGCCATTTTACTTGGCTTTCAGATAGGCACGAATTTTTCACATCCTTATGTTGCTGATAATATAAAGGATTTTTGGCGAAGATGGCATGTAAGCCTCTCTTCGTTCATTCGTGATTATATCTATATCCCGTTAGGAGGGAGTCGTCAGGGATGGTGGCACACGCAGCTCAATATCTTCATTGCGATGGTATTGTCTGGTATCTGGCATGGCACCAGTATTACCTTTTTAATCTGGGGGGGAATACATGGTATTGGTTTGATTACCTATAACTTCTGGATTAAGTATCGGCAGAATAAAGAAATAATTCCGATACCTGGATGTCTTGCACGGTTATTCACCTTTCATTTTGTTTGTCTGGCCTGGATTTTCTTTAAGGCTGGCAGTGTGCATGATGCGTTGTACATTTTGGAAGCAATCTCCAGAGCGGATTCAGCACAGTTGACGGTAAACGATATATGGGGAATTTCTGGTTTCATTGTTTTATTGCTTCTCTATCCATCGTTAATAACGCTGCGTGAAAATATTGCTACTACGTTGAGACGTCTCGAATGGTATATGGTGCCTTTCGTGATTTTTTCATTTTTAGCCGTGGTTTTCTTTTTTGCGCCTGCTGGCGTGCCGGGGTTTATCTATGCAAACTTCTGA